The Sulfurimonas hydrogeniphila genome includes a window with the following:
- the ilvN gene encoding acetolactate synthase small subunit: MTDNTERRVVSVIVVNEASVLSRITDLFSGRGYNITSLTVAPIPESKYSRLTIVTSGSVRVIEQITKQLHKLIPVLRVYEHADLVEKEMALVKFPITENISDISAICNAYNGKIVNVGNDVIITMVADEPKRVDHYLQAIKKYNPKEIVRSGAVALER; the protein is encoded by the coding sequence ATGACTGACAATACAGAAAGAAGAGTAGTTTCCGTTATCGTTGTGAATGAAGCGAGTGTATTGTCCCGAATTACCGATCTTTTTTCCGGACGTGGCTACAACATTACATCCTTGACTGTTGCCCCAATTCCTGAGAGTAAATATTCCCGTTTGACAATTGTCACATCAGGTTCGGTGCGTGTGATTGAGCAGATAACAAAACAGTTGCACAAACTCATTCCTGTTTTACGGGTTTATGAACATGCAGATTTGGTTGAAAAAGAGATGGCACTGGTCAAATTTCCTATTACAGAAAACATAAGTGATATCAGTGCTATATGTAATGCTTACAATGGAAAAATAGTCAATGTTGGCAATGATGTCATTATAACCATGGTTGCTGACGAGCCCAAAAGAGTCGATCACTATCTTCAGGCGATTAAAAAATATAATCCAAAAGAGATAGTCAGAAGCGGCGCTGTTGCTTTAGAGAGATAA
- the lpxD gene encoding UDP-3-O-(3-hydroxymyristoyl)glucosamine N-acyltransferase has product MKLSKIASTLECSIVDNDIDIVGINTLKDAKENEVSFVSNSKYVKDLENTKAAAVIISEKLASKLPANCIPLVTKNPYWSMAILSKYFAPPVEDERLPLPQIGKNSKISPKAEIANGAVIGDNCIVLAHVYIGAKSVIGNNTVIYPSVTIYRDCQIGNDCIIHANTVIGSDGFGFATNEKGEHKKIYQNGNVVVEDDVEIGSNTSIDRAVFGSTLIKKGTRIDNLVQIGHNCEIGEYCVMVSQSGLAGSTKLGRNVVMGGQAAAAGHLEVAPFSTFAARSGITNSIKEPGKTYAGFPLMGHRQWLKLQAKLARLIK; this is encoded by the coding sequence ATGAAGCTGAGTAAAATAGCTTCAACATTAGAGTGTAGTATTGTCGACAATGATATTGATATTGTAGGAATAAATACTCTTAAAGATGCAAAAGAGAATGAAGTCTCTTTTGTGTCCAACTCAAAATATGTAAAAGATCTCGAAAATACAAAAGCTGCAGCAGTTATAATTTCTGAAAAATTAGCTTCAAAACTCCCTGCAAACTGTATTCCTTTGGTAACAAAAAATCCTTATTGGTCCATGGCCATACTCTCAAAATATTTTGCACCGCCTGTAGAAGATGAGAGACTTCCTCTCCCGCAGATTGGGAAAAATTCAAAAATTTCTCCCAAGGCTGAAATAGCAAATGGTGCGGTAATCGGTGATAACTGTATAGTTTTGGCACATGTTTATATAGGTGCAAAAAGTGTTATAGGAAACAATACAGTTATTTATCCAAGTGTGACAATATACAGAGACTGTCAAATCGGCAATGACTGTATAATCCATGCAAACACAGTTATAGGTTCTGACGGATTCGGATTTGCGACAAATGAAAAAGGTGAGCATAAAAAGATTTATCAAAATGGGAATGTAGTTGTAGAAGATGATGTTGAAATTGGAAGCAATACCAGTATTGACAGAGCTGTTTTTGGCTCTACTTTGATAAAAAAAGGAACACGCATTGACAATCTTGTACAGATTGGACATAACTGTGAAATCGGCGAGTATTGTGTTATGGTTTCGCAGTCTGGTCTTGCAGGTTCAACAAAACTTGGCAGAAATGTTGTTATGGGCGGGCAGGCTGCCGCAGCCGGTCACCTGGAGGTTGCCCCTTTTTCAACTTTTGCTGCACGAAGCGGAATAACAAACTCTATAAAAGAACCCGGAAAGACATATGCAGGTTTTCCTTTGATGGGGCACAGACAATGGCTTAAACTTCAGGCAAAACTTGCTAGACTTATCAAGTAA
- the cysE gene encoding serine O-acetyltransferase, which produces MGIFADIKEDFSNAYRNDPALNSKIDFLFNYPGVWAVAWYRIAHKLYTNNFTRTARAIMGITQILTNIDIHPAASIGKRVFIDHGFGVVIGETAIIEDDVLIYQGVTLGGVSLTHGKRHPTIKKGAVIGAGAKILGNITIGEYAKIGANSVVVKEVPDCSTAVGLPAHIIEKGRCKDPFMHNMLPDINKEMFEYLLKRVAILEHILVKENKDLLDQDLELEHIYESFIKSMKN; this is translated from the coding sequence ATGGGAATATTTGCCGATATCAAGGAAGACTTTTCAAATGCGTACAGAAATGATCCTGCATTAAATTCAAAAATTGATTTTTTATTTAATTACCCTGGTGTATGGGCAGTTGCATGGTACAGAATAGCGCACAAACTTTATACAAACAACTTTACCCGTACAGCAAGGGCAATCATGGGAATAACCCAAATACTTACAAATATTGACATCCACCCTGCCGCGAGTATTGGTAAGCGTGTCTTTATTGACCACGGTTTTGGAGTTGTAATCGGAGAGACTGCCATCATTGAAGATGATGTGCTCATATATCAGGGTGTAACACTCGGTGGTGTTTCTTTAACTCACGGCAAACGACATCCGACTATCAAAAAGGGAGCGGTAATCGGAGCCGGCGCAAAGATACTGGGAAACATCACAATAGGCGAATATGCAAAAATCGGTGCCAACTCGGTTGTCGTCAAAGAAGTTCCTGATTGTTCCACAGCAGTCGGTTTGCCTGCACATATCATTGAAAAAGGGAGATGTAAAGATCCTTTTATGCACAATATGCTCCCTGATATAAACAAAGAGATGTTTGAATACCTTCTCAAGCGTGTGGCTATACTTGAACATATTTTAGTAAAAGAAAATAAAGATCTTCTAGATCAAGACCTTGAACTTGAACATATATATGAATCTTTTATAAAATCAATGAAAAATTAA
- the ilvA gene encoding threonine ammonia-lyase has translation MIPLQKIKDAHKRIEEVVVNTPFSYAPYLSEISGCKVYLKKENLQITGAFKLRGAYNKIATLTPQQRECGVVAASAGNHAQGVAYSAAAFDTKAVIVMPESTPLTKIDGVKHFGAEVILAGTNYDEAYAYAKEYGQKHHLTFVHPFEDEEVMAGQGTVALEILEKCQELDAVLIPVGGGGLIAGMASALKAVNPAVKVIGVSAKGAPAFKNSYDLKRAVDSTSVRTIADGIAVRDTSVVTLKHALECVDEIISVDDEEIASAILFLLEKQKLVVEGAGSVGVAALLHHKLDYLKDKNVAVVLSGGNMDVTLLSVIIEKGLLKSHRKMKITVTLVDKPGSLMRFTQILQELNANIVHISYDRTSVSLDYGDANVTVHMETKGKQHQEEIKEALVKEGYLRD, from the coding sequence TTGATTCCTTTACAAAAAATCAAAGATGCGCATAAACGTATAGAAGAAGTTGTTGTCAACACTCCTTTTTCATATGCTCCATATCTGAGTGAAATTTCCGGATGCAAGGTATATTTGAAAAAAGAGAACCTGCAAATAACAGGAGCATTTAAACTTCGCGGTGCATATAATAAAATAGCCACTTTGACACCACAGCAAAGAGAATGCGGTGTTGTCGCAGCAAGTGCCGGCAATCATGCCCAGGGGGTGGCCTACTCCGCTGCCGCTTTTGATACAAAAGCAGTGATAGTAATGCCGGAATCGACACCGCTTACAAAGATAGACGGAGTAAAACATTTCGGTGCAGAGGTGATTCTTGCTGGCACAAACTATGATGAAGCCTATGCCTATGCAAAGGAGTATGGGCAAAAACATCATTTGACTTTTGTGCATCCTTTTGAAGATGAAGAGGTGATGGCAGGACAGGGTACTGTAGCCTTGGAAATTCTTGAAAAATGCCAAGAACTTGACGCTGTCCTCATTCCGGTCGGTGGCGGTGGACTTATTGCCGGTATGGCCAGTGCTCTCAAAGCTGTCAACCCCGCTGTAAAAGTAATTGGTGTGAGTGCCAAAGGTGCACCTGCATTTAAAAATTCCTATGATTTAAAAAGAGCTGTTGATTCTACAAGCGTAAGAACGATAGCCGACGGGATAGCAGTACGCGACACTTCTGTGGTTACTCTCAAGCATGCCCTTGAGTGTGTGGACGAGATAATAAGTGTAGATGATGAGGAGATAGCAAGTGCCATTTTGTTTTTACTTGAGAAACAAAAACTGGTGGTTGAAGGAGCCGGATCTGTCGGTGTTGCGGCACTACTGCACCATAAACTGGATTATCTAAAAGACAAAAATGTTGCAGTTGTTCTGAGTGGGGGAAATATGGATGTTACGCTCCTTTCTGTCATTATAGAAAAGGGTCTTCTGAAGTCTCATCGCAAAATGAAAATTACCGTCACATTGGTTGACAAGCCGGGTTCTTTGATGCGTTTTACGCAGATACTCCAAGAGTTAAATGCAAATATTGTGCATATTTCTTATGACAGAACGTCCGTATCGCTGGATTACGGAGATGCTAATGTGACCGTGCATATGGAGACAAAAGGAAAGCAACATCAGGAAGAAATTAAAGAGGCTCTTGTAAAAGAGGGTTATTTGAGAGACTGA
- the speA gene encoding biosynthetic arginine decarboxylase: MNNFGLDIWANKNFIIEDGEIKLNYKSMPSLLDIVNNIRAKDVKGPLLLRFPHLVKRQIKTLYNYFEKAIEENNYKGKFKAVFPLKVNQFPAAVEAITSQGAKYNYGLEAGSKAELILAMSKVLDGANITVNGFKDEEMLTLGFIAAHSGQNITITIEGLNELETIIDVASKSNLKVPNIGIRVRLHSAGSGIWAKSGGMDAKFGLTSTEIIEAIKLLKDANLLEKLTMIHFHIGSQIADIAPLKKALREAGNIYAELKKMGADALSSINIGGGLAVEYDQHEKSHARNYSIDEFSSSVVFLLGEIMDSKNVAHPDIFTESGRFIVASHAVLITPVLELFTQDYQEKLLNFKESNPPLVEELIELNRLLNNANCIEYLHDALDHMESLFTLFDLGYIDLQDRSNAEILVHNIIKKALYLKSANPTNELEQLQIKLQERYLINASVFQSLPDYWGLGQHFPVMPIHHLNTTPLRAASLWDITCDSDGEIGFDPDKPLYLHDVNIDEEDYFLAFFNIGAYQETLGMNHNLFTHPSEYTISINDSGYNITNAVESKSILEILESIGYDKHEILNQVKNKLSNASFITEKEKNDTLLQLERFLYQNGYLRTTN; the protein is encoded by the coding sequence ATGAATAATTTCGGCCTTGATATCTGGGCAAACAAAAACTTTATTATAGAAGACGGTGAAATCAAACTTAATTACAAATCTATGCCTTCTCTGCTTGATATAGTCAACAATATACGGGCAAAAGATGTTAAGGGACCTCTCCTTTTACGATTTCCTCATTTGGTCAAAAGACAGATTAAAACACTCTACAACTATTTTGAAAAAGCTATTGAAGAAAACAACTATAAAGGAAAGTTTAAAGCTGTTTTTCCGCTCAAAGTAAACCAGTTTCCGGCAGCTGTTGAGGCAATTACATCACAGGGCGCAAAGTATAACTACGGACTTGAAGCCGGAAGCAAGGCTGAACTTATTTTGGCAATGAGCAAAGTGCTTGACGGAGCCAACATTACTGTCAACGGATTCAAAGACGAAGAGATGCTTACGCTGGGATTTATAGCAGCACACAGTGGTCAAAATATCACCATCACCATAGAAGGGCTCAATGAACTTGAAACCATCATTGATGTAGCTTCCAAATCCAATTTAAAAGTTCCAAATATCGGCATACGTGTCAGGCTGCACAGTGCAGGCAGCGGCATATGGGCAAAAAGCGGTGGAATGGATGCAAAATTCGGACTGACTTCAACAGAAATCATTGAGGCAATAAAACTCCTCAAAGATGCGAATCTGCTTGAGAAACTGACAATGATTCATTTTCATATCGGCTCACAGATAGCAGACATTGCTCCGCTGAAAAAAGCACTCCGTGAAGCCGGAAATATCTATGCGGAACTGAAAAAAATGGGTGCTGATGCACTTTCAAGTATCAACATCGGCGGCGGTTTGGCTGTAGAATATGACCAACATGAAAAATCACATGCACGTAACTACTCAATAGATGAATTTTCAAGTTCTGTTGTTTTTTTACTTGGTGAAATCATGGACAGCAAAAATGTTGCACATCCGGATATATTTACGGAATCAGGACGTTTTATAGTTGCTTCACATGCTGTATTAATCACACCTGTTTTAGAACTTTTCACTCAGGATTATCAAGAAAAACTTTTAAATTTTAAAGAGTCAAATCCGCCTTTGGTTGAAGAACTTATAGAATTGAACAGACTTCTTAACAATGCCAACTGTATAGAATATCTTCATGATGCGCTTGACCATATGGAATCACTTTTCACACTTTTTGATTTAGGCTATATTGATCTGCAGGACCGTTCAAACGCAGAAATTCTGGTGCATAATATTATAAAAAAAGCACTCTATCTTAAATCAGCCAATCCGACCAATGAACTCGAACAGCTCCAGATCAAGCTCCAGGAACGCTATCTCATTAATGCTTCTGTTTTTCAGAGTCTGCCTGATTACTGGGGACTGGGACAGCATTTTCCTGTGATGCCCATTCATCATTTAAACACAACCCCGCTCAGAGCAGCCTCTCTTTGGGATATTACCTGTGACAGTGACGGAGAAATAGGCTTTGATCCGGACAAACCTTTATATCTCCATGACGTTAATATTGATGAAGAAGATTATTTTTTGGCTTTTTTCAATATTGGTGCCTATCAGGAGACACTGGGAATGAACCATAATCTTTTTACACACCCCAGTGAGTATACAATTTCAATCAATGACTCCGGATACAATATAACCAATGCAGTAGAATCAAAAAGTATTTTGGAGATACTTGAATCAATAGGATATGACAAACATGAAATATTAAATCAAGTTAAAAACAAACTCTCAAATGCCAGCTTTATTACAGAAAAAGAAAAAAATGATACACTGCTGCAGCTAGAAAGATTTTTATATCAAAATGGCTATTTAAGAACAACAAATTAA
- a CDS encoding WD40 repeat domain-containing protein yields the protein MKTVKSQSIVYPVILIKILKDKRLVVIDSKTTVRFYDKDSLKVQSGFKVNIEHKYYKNNVVDYSYDGNYFATMSADAKESRLYNAQTKKAIARVTRHQGEVSCVGIDPLSRYMFSCGEDGKTFALDVKSGKIVFTLPHHADTINDVSFSKNGNWVAIASYDRKITLFNLVTMTPKEKLKAHSAPVMKLKFFGRNKLVSIDKNSKAIIWNIYSGKVIQRLEGIHDDVTQLVISGDEKFLFLSTKLGYILVYDLNTYELIAPRFIKITSPIVSLAFDDEHNHLIVGTEDGFLMYYDIFEKVDTLKNLLMKQDIDAIEEEVKKNPILRYTDIYNLVSNLWEKTLEKAKKAFQNGKKEQALLMLKNFMKIPSKNRVIQKLVSDYAEYDKFVQLAKNGKLALAYSLANQYPVYKESKVYKLLEERWKKDLFQALKYALQPNQMERAKEILAPYRGISNKTTFIQDVLTKGAIYKRFRNALGKKDFKLASALIHQNPFLKEFPEYDSMIKYADTIYMKIQKLVYEGENIAAMKLMNLLSTFTDFKDEVELMLKEIQNKQKFYDAVESGDYQTAYNMMAEYEELQETKAGEKLQNEWDADLIKANSFAAVGDVNGVKNILHKYFDISSKTTALATIFAWTYINQLETAIREKRDRKEIENGIKNYILNFGIDDQIEILFEIFKKRYKDTKLDIEQLKKGSLSMWRPSMIVKSILD from the coding sequence ATGAAAACTGTTAAAAGTCAAAGTATTGTATATCCTGTAATCTTGATAAAAATTTTAAAAGACAAGCGTCTTGTTGTTATAGACTCTAAAACTACTGTAAGGTTTTACGACAAAGACAGCCTGAAAGTGCAAAGCGGATTTAAAGTTAATATTGAACACAAATATTATAAAAATAATGTGGTGGATTACAGCTATGACGGCAATTATTTTGCAACAATGTCAGCAGATGCAAAAGAGTCAAGACTCTATAATGCCCAAACAAAAAAAGCTATTGCCAGAGTTACCAGACACCAGGGGGAGGTTTCCTGTGTTGGTATAGACCCGCTCTCCAGGTATATGTTCTCATGCGGAGAAGACGGCAAAACTTTTGCATTGGATGTTAAAAGCGGAAAGATTGTGTTTACACTTCCCCATCATGCCGATACCATTAATGATGTCTCTTTTTCAAAAAACGGAAACTGGGTAGCCATAGCGAGTTATGACAGAAAAATCACACTGTTTAATCTGGTAACAATGACTCCGAAAGAAAAGTTAAAAGCCCACTCTGCACCAGTTATGAAACTAAAATTTTTTGGCAGAAACAAACTGGTGAGTATTGATAAAAATTCAAAAGCGATTATCTGGAATATATACAGTGGTAAGGTTATTCAAAGATTAGAAGGTATTCATGATGATGTTACTCAGCTTGTAATCAGCGGTGATGAAAAATTTCTGTTTTTAAGTACGAAGTTGGGATATATTTTAGTATATGATTTAAATACATATGAGTTGATAGCACCGAGATTTATAAAGATTACTTCGCCTATTGTCAGTTTGGCTTTTGATGATGAGCATAATCACCTTATTGTTGGAACAGAAGATGGATTCCTGATGTATTATGACATATTTGAAAAAGTTGATACATTAAAAAATCTTTTAATGAAACAGGACATAGACGCAATTGAAGAAGAGGTAAAAAAGAATCCTATTTTACGTTATACGGATATATATAATTTAGTTTCAAACCTGTGGGAAAAGACATTGGAAAAGGCAAAAAAAGCTTTCCAAAACGGGAAAAAAGAACAGGCACTGTTAATGCTCAAAAATTTCATGAAGATTCCCAGCAAAAACAGAGTTATACAAAAACTCGTAAGTGATTATGCTGAGTATGATAAATTTGTACAACTTGCAAAAAACGGAAAACTGGCACTGGCATACAGCCTGGCAAACCAATATCCGGTTTACAAAGAATCAAAAGTATATAAACTTTTAGAAGAGAGATGGAAAAAGGATTTGTTTCAGGCACTGAAATATGCTTTGCAGCCAAATCAAATGGAACGTGCCAAAGAGATTTTGGCTCCCTATAGAGGTATCAGCAATAAAACAACTTTTATTCAGGATGTTTTAACAAAGGGTGCAATTTATAAAAGATTCAGAAATGCTCTTGGCAAAAAAGATTTTAAACTGGCATCTGCTCTTATTCATCAGAACCCTTTTTTAAAGGAGTTTCCGGAGTATGACTCGATGATAAAATATGCCGACACTATCTATATGAAAATCCAAAAACTAGTATATGAAGGTGAAAATATAGCTGCTATGAAACTGATGAATCTGCTCAGTACGTTTACAGATTTTAAAGATGAAGTTGAGCTTATGTTAAAAGAGATACAAAACAAGCAGAAATTTTATGATGCTGTAGAGAGTGGTGATTATCAAACGGCATATAATATGATGGCAGAATATGAAGAGCTCCAGGAAACCAAAGCAGGAGAAAAGCTTCAAAATGAATGGGATGCTGATCTAATCAAAGCAAACAGTTTTGCAGCTGTCGGTGATGTAAACGGGGTAAAAAACATTTTACATAAATATTTTGATATCAGTTCAAAAACGACAGCCCTGGCAACTATATTTGCCTGGACGTATATAAATCAACTCGAAACAGCCATAAGAGAAAAAAGAGATCGCAAAGAGATAGAAAACGGCATTAAAAATTATATTTTAAATTTTGGCATTGACGACCAAATAGAAATATTATTTGAAATATTTAAAAAAAGATACAAAGATACAAAATTGGATATAGAACAGTTAAAAAAAGGTTCGCTCTCTATGTGGCGGCCTTCAATGATTGTAAAATCAATTTTAGATTAA
- a CDS encoding acetolactate synthase large subunit, whose product MQISGAQMVIEALIAEGVDTVFGYPGGAIMNVYDEIYKQDKFQHILTRHEQAAVHAAEGYSKASGKVGVSMITSGPGFTNAVTGLADAYMDSIPLVVISGQVPMSLIGTDAFQEIDAVGISRSCTKHNYLVTDAKDLPRILKEAFYIARTGRPGPVHVDIPKDVTAQVAEFDYDVELDLETYKPHVKGNPRQIKKAMEAIANAKRPLFYLGGGIINSNAAYEVRDLVHTTGIPAVETFMARGTLSYDDDLLIGMLGMHGSYAANMAMSETDLVIALGARFDDRVTGKLSEFAKNAAVIHVDIDPASISKLVNANYPIVGDVKNVVNEMLKLTSMVNSDNYEQWRETIENFAELHPLTFHEDTENIKPQWVVKRVGELLGDDANISTDVGQHQMWAAQFYPFTRPRQFVSSGGLGTMGFGFPAAMGVKAAVPEKTSINFTGDGSILMNCQELMTAVEKKLPVINIILNNNFLGMVRQWQTLFYDKRHSETDLSVQPDFVKLAEAFGGIGYRVTTKEEFDAALKEAVKKNIVAFIDVKVERFENVMPMVPSGGSLFNMMLLEKKESK is encoded by the coding sequence ATGCAAATTAGTGGCGCACAGATGGTCATTGAAGCTTTAATTGCAGAAGGCGTAGATACAGTTTTTGGCTACCCTGGCGGAGCAATTATGAATGTCTATGACGAAATCTACAAACAAGACAAATTTCAACATATATTAACTCGTCACGAGCAGGCAGCGGTTCATGCTGCAGAGGGTTATTCAAAAGCCAGCGGAAAAGTCGGTGTATCTATGATAACAAGCGGTCCTGGGTTCACAAACGCTGTAACAGGTTTAGCAGATGCATACATGGATTCTATTCCTTTGGTGGTTATCTCAGGACAGGTTCCAATGAGTTTAATCGGAACAGATGCCTTTCAAGAGATTGATGCGGTTGGAATAAGCCGTTCCTGTACAAAACACAATTATCTTGTTACAGATGCAAAAGATCTGCCGCGTATACTAAAAGAGGCTTTTTATATAGCACGAACAGGCCGTCCAGGCCCGGTTCATGTTGATATACCCAAAGATGTGACTGCACAGGTTGCAGAATTTGATTATGATGTGGAGCTGGATTTAGAAACATATAAACCGCATGTCAAAGGCAATCCCCGTCAAATCAAAAAAGCTATGGAGGCGATAGCAAATGCAAAACGTCCTTTGTTTTACCTCGGCGGCGGTATCATTAATTCAAATGCAGCCTATGAGGTAAGAGATTTGGTACATACGACCGGCATTCCTGCTGTTGAGACATTTATGGCCAGAGGAACATTGTCTTATGATGATGACCTGCTTATAGGGATGCTAGGAATGCATGGTTCCTATGCGGCAAATATGGCGATGAGCGAAACAGATCTGGTCATTGCCCTCGGTGCCAGATTTGATGACCGTGTTACCGGAAAATTAAGTGAATTTGCAAAAAATGCTGCGGTTATACATGTAGATATAGATCCTGCAAGTATTTCAAAGCTTGTCAATGCAAACTATCCTATAGTAGGTGATGTGAAAAATGTTGTCAATGAGATGCTTAAACTCACCTCCATGGTAAACAGTGACAACTATGAACAGTGGAGAGAAACGATAGAAAATTTTGCAGAGTTGCATCCACTGACATTTCATGAAGATACAGAAAATATCAAGCCACAGTGGGTAGTAAAACGTGTAGGTGAGCTTCTAGGTGATGATGCAAATATTTCAACAGATGTCGGACAGCATCAAATGTGGGCGGCACAGTTTTATCCGTTTACGAGACCCCGTCAGTTTGTAAGTTCCGGTGGACTCGGAACTATGGGCTTTGGTTTTCCGGCGGCTATGGGTGTCAAAGCGGCTGTTCCTGAAAAAACAAGTATCAACTTTACCGGAGACGGCTCTATTTTGATGAATTGTCAGGAGTTAATGACAGCTGTTGAGAAAAAATTACCGGTAATCAATATTATTCTGAATAATAATTTTTTGGGTATGGTTCGCCAATGGCAGACACTCTTTTATGACAAACGCCACAGTGAGACAGATCTTTCTGTACAGCCGGATTTTGTAAAACTTGCGGAAGCTTTTGGCGGAATAGGGTACAGAGTTACTACAAAAGAGGAATTTGATGCCGCTTTAAAAGAGGCTGTAAAAAAGAATATTGTTGCATTTATTGATGTTAAAGTTGAACGGTTTGAAAATGTTATGCCAATGGTTCCATCAGGCGGAAGCCTGTTTAATATGATGTTATTAGAGAAAAAGGAGAGTAAATAA
- a CDS encoding pyridoxal phosphate-dependent aminotransferase, translating to MLAKRIDKLSESITIAITALAQELKAEGKDILSFSAGEPDFDTPRVIKNAAIDAINNGFTKYTAVDGIPAIKEAVAAKLKRDNGLTYDPNQIIINNGAKHSLFNLFSVTIEKGDEVIIPTPYWVTYPELVKYFDGTVVEIQTSDATAFKITPQQLKKALTPNTKMLILTTPSNPTGAVYSKEELTALAKVLEGTDVLVASDEMYEKLIYDGDFTSAAAVSEDMFKRTITINGLSKSVAMTGWRFGYMASHHTEIIKATKKLQSQSTSNVNTMTQYAAIAGLDGSADEDIEMMRKEFIKRRDEAVELFNKIDGLSVLKPDGAFYLFVNIQEVSNDSLGFAKELLAAKGVAVVPGVGFGSEGYFRFSFATGIATIREGIKRIDEFVQELKAK from the coding sequence ATGCTAGCAAAACGCATAGATAAACTATCTGAATCAATTACAATAGCAATTACAGCGCTTGCACAAGAGTTAAAAGCAGAGGGTAAAGACATTCTCAGTTTTTCAGCCGGAGAACCGGATTTTGATACACCCAGAGTTATCAAAAACGCGGCTATAGATGCAATCAACAACGGTTTTACAAAATATACCGCAGTAGATGGGATTCCGGCCATCAAAGAAGCAGTCGCTGCCAAACTCAAAAGAGATAACGGTTTAACATATGACCCTAACCAGATTATCATTAACAATGGCGCAAAACATTCCTTGTTTAATCTTTTTTCTGTAACAATTGAAAAAGGCGATGAGGTTATTATTCCTACGCCATACTGGGTAACCTACCCTGAACTTGTGAAATATTTTGACGGGACTGTCGTAGAAATTCAGACAAGTGATGCGACTGCCTTTAAAATCACTCCCCAACAGCTCAAAAAAGCATTGACACCAAATACAAAAATGCTGATTCTTACAACACCGTCAAATCCTACCGGTGCAGTTTATTCCAAAGAAGAACTCACTGCTTTGGCAAAAGTGCTTGAAGGGACGGATGTTCTTGTAGCCAGCGATGAAATGTATGAAAAACTGATATATGACGGGGATTTTACTTCAGCAGCAGCAGTCAGTGAAGACATGTTTAAAAGAACAATCACCATCAATGGTTTAAGCAAGTCAGTTGCCATGACAGGCTGGCGTTTCGGATATATGGCATCGCACCATACCGAAATTATCAAAGCAACAAAAAAACTGCAGTCACAAAGCACATCCAATGTCAATACCATGACACAGTATGCTGCTATTGCAGGACTTGACGGCAGTGCAGATGAAGATATAGAAATGATGCGAAAAGAGTTTATCAAGCGTCGTGATGAAGCTGTAGAACTTTTTAATAAAATCGACGGACTCAGTGTTTTAAAACCGGATGGTGCTTTTTATCTTTTTGTCAATATTCAAGAAGTCAGTAATGATTCACTAGGCTTTGCAAAAGAACTTTTAGCAGCCAAAGGTGTAGCCGTTGTTCCTGGTGTTGGTTTTGGAAGCGAAGGGTATTTCAGATTCAGTTTTGCTACGGGAATTGCAACTATCAGAGAAGGTATTAAAAGAATTGATGAGTTTGTGCAGGAACTCAAAGCAAAGTAG